In Methanobrevibacter millerae, the genomic window CTTGTGGACAGGATCAAAATCTGCACTTATACATATCAAGATAAACACCAAAAAAATAGAAATTCAGAGATTATTGTCTAGTCCAATAATCTCAATATGCCGCTTAATACTAGCCATATACCAATTAAAGTACCTAAAATAATTGGATTTGCAACGTAAGTTCCAATGATTATGTAACAGACACCCAAAATAATTCCGGCTATTCCAATGTAGAATCCGAATTTGGATGTACGGTTGTTTACCAATGAAACGACTCCTGCTATAATCAATATGATTCCTGCAAGATATAACGTTATTTCAGCTAAAAATCCAAACAATGCAGGGTTAAATATTAATCCAATACTGATTATAAGGAGCACCACTCCCAGGGCAAGGTCTATAATGGAACCGTAAGTGTTGTAGTCGATTATTGAAATTCCCATTATCAATGCGTAAATTGAAATGAACAGGACGGATAATCCTATTATTGCATTGGTGGATATTACCCCAAGGATAGGAAATGAAATAATCATTATTCCAAAAATGATGGCCAGCAAACTAACAATATTTTTTTTCATTAAAAATCCTCCAATTAATAGATATTGTAATTTTATATTATTTAATATAGTGGTATGTGCTTTATCTTAACTTTTGACTGGTTCATGTCAGCATTATTGACTTCTGCCATCCATTCCTTTTTGCACTCGCAATCGTATTCGACAGGGCTTTGAGCCAGATTGCACCTGATTATCATGTGCTTCAGGTCCTTATTGCATTTTTTGCAGTTGTACGGGCCTCTCCTTGAACCGAATCCTGAAGTATCTAAAAGTGCCGGAATTGCAACTTCCCTTCTGACGGTGTTGATGATTTCAATGCAGCTCCAAATCCATGGAGGCTGGTAGGCGCCTTTTCTCCAGAATCTTTCAATGACGGTTCCGCTGTGAATTGTTGCAGGACAGAATGAGAGTCTGTCAACGCCAATGCTTTCACAGTCCTTAGCGGTTTGAATTGCCTCATCTATCGCTTCGCTTTCACTGATTAATATCGGTTTTACAAAAATATAGGCTTTGGATTTAATGTTATAACCTTTATTGTCCCTTAAATCCTGAATCAGCTTAACGGCGTTTTCAAAGTCCTCAAAGGTAAAGCCCTTATTGATTTTGTTTAATCTGGTGTAATCGTTTGAGGTTTCAAGACCCATGCTTATTTCAAAGAGTCTGTCTCCGATAATGTCAAAAATGCCGTCGATATATTCTTCCTTAACATATTCTGGACGGGATTCAACGATGATTTCACGAACGTTATCCATATTTGCCAGCGTAGTCATGATTTCATCGCGTGCTTCAATAGGAAGTTCGTAGGGATTCAGAAAGCTTCCGGATGCAAAAAGCTTAACGGCTATTTTGTCTTCGCTTTCAATGTCGAATCTTGATAAGTGATCGTTGAATATGTTTATTATAGTTTCAGTGTCAATAGGCTCAAGCGTACAGTCGGAGACATAGCTGCACATTGTACATCCTCCGCTGTCTCCCAGTGCCCATGCGCATCCGGGAGTTGGCAGGATAATAAATAACGTTTTTGAAATGCCGTCATAAGTCAAATCATCATTATACCAGCTTGCACCAACTTGCTCTGGAGTCTTCGGCTCTTTTCGCTCAAAGGCTCTATTTCTAATTTCTTTACATAAGTTTTCAATTTCCATTATAATATATTATGGTGCGTTGGTGTAATTAAAAATTATCGTTGAAAATGGTATGTTAATAAGTTGTGTATATCTGATTTAAAAAAATAAAAAAAGAAAGAGTAAGCAAGTTTAGAAACTTGCAATTACGTCTCCTAATAATTTAATGGATTCTTCTACGTTTTTACCAACAGGGGATCCTGCTACGTATTGAGTTACACCCATTTCAGCTAAGCCTTCGATCTTAGGAATGAACTCGTCAGGAGTACCACATACGGAGAATGCGTCGAGTGCTTCATCGGTTACAGCACCAATAGCTCCACCGAAGTCACCTTTAGCTAAGAATTCACCCATTTGGGTGTTGAATCCTTCAGGTAATCCGTGTCTTTCGATAACTGGAGGTGGTGATCCTGCTGCAATAAATGCAACAACGATTTTAGCTGCGTTTTTAGCTGCGTCAGAGTCAGCTCCGATGGAAGTTGCAGTGTATGCACCAACGTCAAATGCTTTGTCTCCGCCAGCTGCTTCGATACCTTTTTTAATCATAGGCATTGCTGCTTCGTAATCTTTAGGGTTAGATGCGTTAATTAATACACCATCAGCGATTTCTCCAGCGGTTTCTAACATTTTAGGTCCTTGAGCACCCATGTAAATAGGGATGTGTTCTTGGACAGCTTTTGCTCCACCTAATGCTGCACCAGCTTCGGTTTTTCCTCCAGATAATAAAGTGTTAATGTCAGCGATTGCTGCTTTAATAGTGGATACAGGTTTTTCCCAAGCGATTCCTAAAGCATCGAAAGTTGCTTTGTCACCAGGACCAATACCGAAGGTTGCTCTTCCTTCTGAGATTTCGTCAATAGTTGCGATTGCGGAAGCAGAAATTGCAGGGCTTCTTACGTATGGGTTGGTTACACCAGGACCCATTTTAATGGTTTCAGTTGCGTTTGCAATTAATGCTAAGGTTTCGTATACGTTTTTATTGTTGTAGTGGTCTGTGATCCATGCGTATTCAAAACCGACGTCTTCTGCTAATTTTACTAATTTTACTAATTCATCTAATGGTATTTGAGGTACGAATTCTATACCGAACTTCATATTTTATCACCAATTAAAATATTAGTATTGTAATATATAAAGTAATTTTTATTTAATTTAATTAGAA contains:
- a CDS encoding DUF308 domain-containing protein, with amino-acid sequence MKKNIVSLLAIIFGIMIISFPILGVISTNAIIGLSVLFISIYALIMGISIIDYNTYGSIIDLALGVVLLIISIGLIFNPALFGFLAEITLYLAGIILIIAGVVSLVNNRTSKFGFYIGIAGIILGVCYIIIGTYVANPIILGTLIGIWLVLSGILRLLD
- a CDS encoding archaeosine biosynthesis radical SAM protein RaSEA gives rise to the protein MEIENLCKEIRNRAFERKEPKTPEQVGASWYNDDLTYDGISKTLFIILPTPGCAWALGDSGGCTMCSYVSDCTLEPIDTETIINIFNDHLSRFDIESEDKIAVKLFASGSFLNPYELPIEARDEIMTTLANMDNVREIIVESRPEYVKEEYIDGIFDIIGDRLFEISMGLETSNDYTRLNKINKGFTFEDFENAVKLIQDLRDNKGYNIKSKAYIFVKPILISESEAIDEAIQTAKDCESIGVDRLSFCPATIHSGTVIERFWRKGAYQPPWIWSCIEIINTVRREVAIPALLDTSGFGSRRGPYNCKKCNKDLKHMIIRCNLAQSPVEYDCECKKEWMAEVNNADMNQSKVKIKHIPLY
- the mer gene encoding 5,10-methylenetetrahydromethanopterin reductase, with product MKFGIEFVPQIPLDELVKLVKLAEDVGFEYAWITDHYNNKNVYETLALIANATETIKMGPGVTNPYVRSPAISASAIATIDEISEGRATFGIGPGDKATFDALGIAWEKPVSTIKAAIADINTLLSGGKTEAGAALGGAKAVQEHIPIYMGAQGPKMLETAGEIADGVLINASNPKDYEAAMPMIKKGIEAAGGDKAFDVGAYTATSIGADSDAAKNAAKIVVAFIAAGSPPPVIERHGLPEGFNTQMGEFLAKGDFGGAIGAVTDEALDAFSVCGTPDEFIPKIEGLAEMGVTQYVAGSPVGKNVEESIKLLGDVIASF